A single genomic interval of Malania oleifera isolate guangnan ecotype guangnan chromosome 13, ASM2987363v1, whole genome shotgun sequence harbors:
- the LOC131145897 gene encoding agamous-like MADS-box protein AGL61 produces the protein MDNLKKKKTAGRRKVAIKKIEDKRKRQITFSKRRQGLFKAASEVCVLCGVEIAIVVKSPGNNFFCFGHPSSDSIIDSYLAGQGSSVVKGSPAPTCGGSGGSWWEQPIDAMTFEELEQFQAELENLKQEASLLVDVDV, from the coding sequence GGCGATaaagaaaattgaagataaaAGGAAGCGCCAAATTACGTTTTCAAAGCGCCGACAAGGCCTCTTTAAAGCTGCCAGTGAGGTGTGCGTACTCTGCGGCGTGGAGATCGCCATTGTTGTCAAGTCTCCTGGCAACAACTTCTTCTGCTTCGGTCATCCCAGCTCGGACTCCATCATTGACAGCTACCTCGCCGGCCAAGGCTCTTCAGTAGTCAAGGGTTCTCCTGCGCCAACATGTGGCGGTAGCGGAGGGTCCTGGTGGGAGCAGCCTATTGATGCAATGACATTTGAGGAGTTGGAGCAATTTCAAGCTGAACTGGAGAATTTGAAACAAGAAGCTTCACTTCTGGTAGATGTTgatgtataa